A DNA window from Salmo salar unplaced genomic scaffold, Ssal_v3.1, whole genome shotgun sequence contains the following coding sequences:
- the LOC123731744 gene encoding extensin-like, which produces LLLNPNPASTPTTTQPLPNHNPPSTPTTTSLYLNPAQHLPQHQPSLYPNPNSASYPNHNPSSTPTTTQSLPQPSPASTPNPNPASTPTPTPASTPTTTLGSHLNPSPDSTPTTTHPQPQQQPSLFPIPAQSLPQPQPSPYTNHNPSLYHPTQPLPQPSLYPRPNPNSSPIPQAQPSLYPRSNPNPASTPDPTQPRLYPRPNPNPAYIPAPTQPISSPNPAYIPAPTQPISQPQPSLYPRPNL; this is translated from the coding sequence GCTTCTACTCAACCCCAACCCAGCCTCTACCCCAACCACAACCCAGCCTCTACCCAACCACAACCCACCCTCTACCCCAACAACAACCAGTCTCTACCTCAACCCAGCCCAGCATCTACCCCAACACCAACCCAGCCTCTACCCCAACCCCAACTCAGCCTCCTACCCCAACCACAACCCATCCTCTACCCCAACAACAACCCAGTCTCTACCTCAACCCAGCCCAGCATCtacccccaaccccaacccagccTCTACCCCAACCCCAACTCCAGCCTCTACCCCAACCACAACCCTAGGGTCTCACCTCAACCCCAGCCCAGACTCTACCCCAACAACAACCCATCCTCAACCCCAACAACAACCCAGCCTATTCCCCATCCCAGCCCAGTCtctaccccaaccccaacccagccCCTACACCAACCACAACCCTAGTCTCTACCACCCAACCCAGCCTCTACCCCAACCCAGCCTCTACCCCAGACCCAATCCTAactccagccctataccccaggcccaacccagtctctaccccagatCCAATCCCAACCCAGCCTCTACACCAGATCCAACCCAGCCCAGACTCTACCCCAgacccaatcctaacccagccTATATCCCAGCCCCAACCCAGCCTATATCCAGCCCCAACCCAGCCTATATCCCAGCCCCAACCCAGCCTATATCCCAGCCCCaacccagtctctaccccagacCCAATCTCTAA